The Treponema succinifaciens DSM 2489 region GTCCTGACCTGCAAAAACTGGAACTCCATTTTTTTCTCCAACTTCCGCGCTGGAAGTAAACGGAGTTGATTCTGGATGTTCTTCGGCAGCAACGTTTCCGTCAGAAGTTTCATTTGCAGAAGCAACTGTTCCTGCATTGCTTTCTTCAGATGGAGCAACGTCGGTAGAATTATCCTCGGATTTAGCGACTTCCGCAGAAAAAGCTTCAGGACCGCCAAAACTTACAAGTCCCTGCGTAACAGAAAGACGTCCGGAAGAAGTAACTTTGAATTCTGTTCCTCTTACTGAAGCTGTTGCAACTGCGGAACGAACTTTGAATCCAACTTTTCTTCCATCAGAAGAAGAAACATTTGCTTTAAGCGAGCCGGAATCAATATAAATCTGAGTTGAATCCTTGTTTTCCATTGCGACCATGTTTTCAATTGTAATTCTTGTCAACGGTCCCAATGTAAAATTTGTTTCTTTTACAGAAACTACAGCATTTGATTTAAATCCAGTTGAAATAACGGCCCCTCTTTCCTGAATAATATCGCCCTCTTCAACAGGAATCCACATTCCGCCTTCCAGAATTTCAACTTTGCCTTCAATGCTTACAAATTTAGCTTCCAAAGCAGAAGCTGAAAAGCCCGCAAAAACTGCAAAAGCAAGCAACGGCAAAAACTTAAAACTCAATTTCATACAACACCTCCTAAAATTTTACGGCTAAAACGAAATAACCGCATTAAGCGCAATTTCTGTTCTGCTGGAATCACTTGAATCTCCTGAAAAATGGCTTGCAAAAAGCGTCAAAGCAAGATCAGAGAACAAGTAATATTTTGCATTTCCATAAACTTGGAAACCATAATAATCAAAAGCATTATCATCCCTGTCAAGGAAAACAGCATCTCCGCCAACAGCACAATAAAGTTTGTCAATTGGAACTATAGATGCAAACAATCCAGCTTTTGAAATTCCTGAATAAATCGGTTCATCAGCCGAAAGGCAGGCAGTAATCTGTGTAAATCCAATAAACGGAACAAAAGGACCTCTGTCTCCAGAAGCATAAGAAGCAGAAATAGTAACAGAAGAAGACTTAAAATCCGGGAACAAAGAAATGTTGGCTCTTCCCAAAAATCCAAAATCAGAAAAATCTGTAGAGCTTGCAGTTCCGCTCAAGCCGTAAAAAAGCATAGGAGCAAGCGGTCCGTCTAAGCGCAAAGTTCCATAAAAGCGGTTGTCTTCATCTTTTGGAGAATCGGCAGGGCCTTCTGTGTCCCAAAATCCAAGTCCTTCCAAAGAAATTGTCTGGTTAAACAATAAATACGGAAAGCTGATTTTTACTCCGCCTGCTATATAGGGAGCGCAAAAATCATAGAAGTCATTTTCATCATCTGGAGTCCATTCATAGCCACTGCTGTTCATAATAGAAATATTCTTTAAATTCAAAAGCCCTGTGTATCCGCCGAAAGCAGAAACATCAAGCCAGGAAGCGGAAAACTGCGCAGAAGCTCCGTCAAGCGATTGGGCAAAAACAGATTGCGAAAGATCCGGCAAGAAAAGGCGGCCTGCATCCAAGAAGAATTTTCCAGCAGAACACTCCATAATAGAAGAAAATTTCAAAACATTTAAATCTGCAATAAATTCATTTTCACTATTCTCATGGTCGCCAAAGATTTTTTCATAGCTATGGCTAAGGCTGGCTTCTAAAAAAAGAAATGTTGTGCCTTTTTTATTGAAAGGAATTTTTGCAAGCGCAGAAAAAGCCTCGCTTTGCTTTAATCTAGGCTCTTTGTATTCCTCACCATCAAATTTCAAGTCTGTGTTATCGCCCAAAAAGAAAGAAAGTTCAGCAGAAAAAGCAAACACCGAGAAAACTGAAAATAAAATAACGGCAAAATATTTTTTCATATTCATGCTAGTTTCTCACCTCATAAAAATCAATGCAGTCTGTAACGACATTAAGAAATTCCCTGCCAGTCGGAATGCGTTTTGGATCAAAAGAAGTCGAAATTACGCCGCCATTGCGAAGTTGTTTAAAGGCGTAGCGCGGACTTGGAAAAAACTTCATCATAAGACTATCTGGAACATTCCAAGTAAAATAGCACAGCCAGGCAAGATTTTCAAAGTTGATAAAATCATCTGCGGAAATCTCTGCTTTTATGGCTGGTTTAGAATACTGTTCTCCTATTTTTTTCCAAGCATCGACAGCATCTTCTTCTGAATCATCATCTGAAATATAGCCCATTGCGACTGCTGTAAAATACGCGGCAGTTCCGTAAGTGAGCTTTTCAGTAGATACAGTTTTCTCCACAATTTCCGCAGACTGAGAAAAAACAGCCGAAACAGAAATGAGAGCAAACAGAAAAATCGAAGTAAAAAGTTTCATACCACTCCTCTAAAAATAATGTTCGCAAATGTTCATTTACAAGAAATTATACTATATGATATAGTTTTTGTCATGGTAATGAAAAATAAATTCAAAGAATTTTTTAAAACTAAGATAGAACTGATTATTATGGCAGTTTTTGCGCTTTTGAGCGTAATGGCAATTCAGACAAGCCTTTTTCAAAAGCTCGACTACAGGCTTTATGATTCAATGCTAAAAATAACAAAAGAAATCGAGGCGCATCCAAACATTGTAATTGTCGATGTTGATGATGAGTCATTGGGACGCGTTGGCTCTTGGCCTTGGACTCGCGACATTCTGGGAAACGCCTTAATCCGCATGAAAGAATTCGGCGCAAAACAGGCTGTATTCGATATTGAATACATTTCACCTTCTTCAAAAGGTGTAAACGAAAATTTAAGCGACACAGTAAACAAGACTTTTATAGACGGCGAGCAGGCAATTTCAAGTTCAATTTCGGAATTTGCGAACGGAATTGAAGGTGGAACTGTAAACGCGAAAAATGCTCATGAACACGCGGAAAATCTTATTTCAAATGAAATCGATGGAATTCTTTACGAAATGCAAAAGGAAATCACTTCCGGTTTTGAGCTTGACTACGATGATTTTTTTGCAAGATGCGTTCAGTTCTTTGGAAATACTTCTCTAACCGTAAACATGAGGCACATTGCGCAAAAAGGCGATGAATCAGAGGAAAATTATGCCAGAACAAGATTTCTTTTTAACAATGTAACAGACGAAAAAAATCTTATTCAAAAAGGAAATATTTATTCAGTAAAAGAAGAAGCAAGCCAGGAACTTGGATTTACACCGGCGCTTCATAAAATTCTTTCACGAGCGCAAGGACTTGGATTTACAAATGTTATTGTAGACAAAGACGGAATCAGGCGCAGAATTGAGCTTTTGAATTTTCAGGACGGAAAATATGTCGGGCAGCTTTCTTTTGCGCCGCTTATGAAGATTTTGGATGTTCAGTCAATGGAAAGAACTTCAAATTCAATAATTCTGCAAGGCTTAAAGAATCCGAATTCGGATTCACGGTACAATATTTCAATTCCGCTGGATAAACATGGACGGATGCTGATAAACTGGCTTCATGAAAGTTACGTTGACAGCTTTAGACACGTTCCGGCATACTTGCTTTACAATCTTGATCTTGCGGAAAAACTTATAATAGAAAATCTTGCGGATATAAAAAATGCCGACTTATCGTCGCTTTCCGAAGAAGATGCGGAATACATTTTAAATGCAATGTATTTTGAAGACGAATATGAAAAAATTTCAAATTCAAAAAAACGTCTTCTATTAAAATGCCGCGGATTTGACGAGGAAGGAAATGCAATAAGAGGCGGACTTTCTGAAGAAGACTACGAAAAATATTTTTCAGCCAGAACAGAATTCTTTAAAAATCTCAAGGAATTTTCTGATTCATTTGCAACAGTTCAGGGATTTGATCAGATTCCTGAGCTTTCGGAACTTTCAAAAAGCATTGAATTTTACCTTCGCGACTTTGAAATATTAAAAGGCAGTATGGAAGGCTCGTTCTGCATAATCGGAAACTCGGCGACCTCCAGCACTGATTTGGGAGTAACGCCATTTTCAAAGCAATACGCAAACCTTGGACTTCACGCAAACGTTATAAACACAATTCTTCAGAAAAAATTCATACGCGAAATAGATTCACTTTGGGGACTTGCATTCTGCGTTGTTTTCATTTTTCTTACAATGTGCATAACAGCAAAATTCAGTACAGGAAAGAAAAACTTCACAAGATTTTTATACGTAATTGTTCCTGTTGTTCTTTTTTATATTTTGATGACGCAGTTCAACATTTATGTTCCGTTTGTAATTATTTTTGCATTTTCGTTCCTCAACTATTTTGCTGGAATAATTGTAAATTTCCATGCTATAAACTCAGATAAAAAATTCCTCCAATCAACATTCAGTGCTTACGTTGCTCCTGCTGTTGTAGACGAAATTATCAAGAATCCGGAAACAGCACAGCTCGGCGGAAACAGCAAAAATATAACCGCGCTTTTTTCAGACGTAAAGACATTTTCTGGATTCACAGAAGCTGTAAACAATGCGGAAGGCGAAAGCAAAGGTGCTGAACGGCTTGTTTCAATTTTGAACGGATACCTTGGAGCTTTGAGCGACGCAATAATGGACTGCCACGGAACAATCGATAAATATGTAGGAGATGAAATTGTTTCGTTTTTTGGCGCGCCGGTTGACGACGATGAAAATGCGTTCCATGCGTGCCTTGCGGGAATAAGAATGCTTCAGGCAGAAGCAAAATACAACGAAGAAAACAAAGATAAGCTTCCGATAAATCCGCATACAGGAGAGCCGTTCTATTTGAATTCCCGCGTAGGAATAAACACAGGAAACATGGTTGTTGGAAACATGGGCACAAAAAAGAAGCTCAATTATACAATCATGGGAAACAACGTAAACCTTGCGTCCCGTCTTGAAGGAACAAACAAAGTTTACAATTC contains the following coding sequences:
- a CDS encoding FecR domain-containing protein — encoded protein: MKLSFKFLPLLAFAVFAGFSASALEAKFVSIEGKVEILEGGMWIPVEEGDIIQERGAVISTGFKSNAVVSVKETNFTLGPLTRITIENMVAMENKDSTQIYIDSGSLKANVSSSDGRKVGFKVRSAVATASVRGTEFKVTSSGRLSVTQGLVSFGGPEAFSAEVAKSEDNSTDVAPSEESNAGTVASANETSDGNVAAEEHPESTPFTSSAEVGEKNGVPVFAGQDSKSDVTASRPSNPHAEKVAAVSGKGLENESMGMNLINTTSVEPGAGSKSGSNKGRGSVAITIVWED
- a CDS encoding CHASE2 domain-containing protein; this encodes MKNKFKEFFKTKIELIIMAVFALLSVMAIQTSLFQKLDYRLYDSMLKITKEIEAHPNIVIVDVDDESLGRVGSWPWTRDILGNALIRMKEFGAKQAVFDIEYISPSSKGVNENLSDTVNKTFIDGEQAISSSISEFANGIEGGTVNAKNAHEHAENLISNEIDGILYEMQKEITSGFELDYDDFFARCVQFFGNTSLTVNMRHIAQKGDESEENYARTRFLFNNVTDEKNLIQKGNIYSVKEEASQELGFTPALHKILSRAQGLGFTNVIVDKDGIRRRIELLNFQDGKYVGQLSFAPLMKILDVQSMERTSNSIILQGLKNPNSDSRYNISIPLDKHGRMLINWLHESYVDSFRHVPAYLLYNLDLAEKLIIENLADIKNADLSSLSEEDAEYILNAMYFEDEYEKISNSKKRLLLKCRGFDEEGNAIRGGLSEEDYEKYFSARTEFFKNLKEFSDSFATVQGFDQIPELSELSKSIEFYLRDFEILKGSMEGSFCIIGNSATSSTDLGVTPFSKQYANLGLHANVINTILQKKFIREIDSLWGLAFCVVFIFLTMCITAKFSTGKKNFTRFLYVIVPVVLFYILMTQFNIYVPFVIIFAFSFLNYFAGIIVNFHAINSDKKFLQSTFSAYVAPAVVDEIIKNPETAQLGGNSKNITALFSDVKTFSGFTEAVNNAEGESKGAERLVSILNGYLGALSDAIMDCHGTIDKYVGDEIVSFFGAPVDDDENAFHACLAGIRMLQAEAKYNEENKDKLPINPHTGEPFYLNSRVGINTGNMVVGNMGTKKKLNYTIMGNNVNLASRLEGTNKVYNSWIMCSDSTWNAADNGANKGLLAARKFDFVRVVNIENPVQIHCILGLKDELPAKQIEAAEIFNEGIKWYLKGNDFPDTPKDPEDFKKAYQFFKNAKECFPQDMSSDVFMKRCSYFLKYGSGEKWDGVFTMKEK